A portion of the Candidatus Rhabdochlamydia sp. T3358 genome contains these proteins:
- the ruvB gene encoding Holliday junction branch migration DNA helicase RuvB, with translation MPDSFTHSSWNKKDDSAEIPLRPQALSEFVGQDTIVKRLEVSILAAKQRNEPLGHCLFHGPPGLGKTTLGTILSKAMQTDLVLTSGPSIEKAGDLAGILTNLKEGDILFIDEIHRLNRAIEEYLYAAMEDFFLDLMIDSGPAARSIQVKLNRFTLVGATTRVGLLSSPMRSRFTLNFRLNYYCFTFLEKIIMRTGQILGISLTKEACLSIARRARGTPRIANNLLKWVRDFAQIKGFSKIDESLANEALNMLEIDELGLDEMDKKILSTLIDYYQGGPVGISTIAAALSEEIHTLEEVYEPYLITQGLLKRTPRGREATTLAYEHLKIPFKT, from the coding sequence ATGCCCGATAGCTTTACCCATTCATCTTGGAATAAAAAGGATGATTCTGCTGAGATTCCATTAAGACCGCAAGCCTTATCGGAATTTGTGGGACAAGATACAATCGTTAAACGTCTAGAAGTATCTATCTTAGCAGCTAAGCAAAGAAATGAACCTCTTGGGCATTGCCTTTTTCACGGCCCTCCTGGCTTAGGCAAAACCACCTTAGGAACTATTTTATCCAAAGCCATGCAAACAGACCTTGTACTTACCTCAGGCCCTTCCATTGAAAAAGCAGGTGATTTAGCAGGTATTTTAACAAATCTAAAAGAGGGCGATATTTTATTTATTGATGAAATTCATCGGTTAAATAGAGCAATTGAAGAGTACCTTTATGCTGCTATGGAGGATTTTTTTCTGGATTTAATGATTGATTCTGGCCCTGCTGCTCGCAGCATTCAAGTAAAACTTAATCGCTTTACTCTAGTAGGAGCTACTACCCGTGTTGGGCTTTTAAGCAGCCCTATGCGCTCTCGTTTCACTCTAAACTTCAGACTAAATTATTATTGTTTTACATTCTTAGAGAAAATTATTATGCGTACAGGACAAATTTTAGGAATATCTCTTACAAAAGAAGCTTGTTTATCCATTGCAAGACGCGCAAGAGGAACACCTAGAATTGCTAATAACCTCTTAAAATGGGTTCGTGATTTTGCACAAATTAAAGGTTTTAGCAAAATTGATGAGTCTCTTGCAAATGAGGCATTAAATATGTTAGAAATTGACGAACTAGGCTTAGATGAGATGGATAAAAAAATCCTGTCTACTTTAATTGATTATTACCAAGGAGGACCTGTTGGTATTAGTACAATAGCTGCAGCTCTTTCTGAAGAAATTCACACCCTAGAGGAAGTATATGAGCCTTATTTAATTACTCAAGGACTTTTAAAGCGCACGCCAAGAGGTCGAGAAGCTACCACGTTGGCTTATGAACATCTTAAAATTCCTTTTAAAACTTGA
- the dcd gene encoding dCTP deaminase, with product MTLQSDRWIRYMAEEHEMIDPFVKEQVRYVEGKKVISFGLSSYGYDLRVARQFKIFTNIYNCIVDPKNFSEDSFVPIEAEECMIPPNSFALARSVEKFRIPRNVLAVCVGKSTYARCGIIVNVTPFEPEWEGYVTLEISNTTPLPAKIYANEGLAQVLFYQSSEECLVSYRDRDGKYMKQKGITLPVA from the coding sequence ATGACTCTACAATCAGATCGTTGGATTCGTTACATGGCAGAAGAACATGAAATGATCGATCCTTTTGTAAAAGAGCAAGTGCGCTATGTAGAAGGAAAAAAAGTGATTAGTTTTGGGCTTTCAAGCTATGGCTATGATTTAAGAGTGGCCAGGCAATTTAAAATTTTTACAAATATATATAACTGTATCGTAGACCCAAAAAACTTTAGCGAAGATTCTTTTGTTCCTATAGAAGCAGAAGAATGTATGATCCCTCCTAATTCTTTTGCGCTTGCTCGTAGCGTAGAGAAATTTCGGATCCCAAGAAATGTACTTGCGGTTTGTGTGGGCAAGTCTACTTATGCGCGCTGCGGCATTATTGTGAATGTAACGCCTTTTGAGCCTGAATGGGAAGGATATGTGACTTTAGAGATTTCTAATACTACACCTCTTCCTGCCAAAATTTATGCAAATGAAGGGTTAGCTCAGGTTTTATTTTATCAAAGCTCAGAAGAGTGCTTAGTCTCTTATAGAGATCGGGATGGGAAATATATGAAACAGAAAGGGATTACCTTGCCTGTGGCTTAA
- a CDS encoding hemolysin family protein has product MSDSLGLAFAVFLLVLLLLSSAFFSCSEVALFSLSSMKVKVFRADLDRRKQLVAHLLSSPRDLIITILVLNVITNILFQNVISSLFGAFSAWILHIGLPLVLTLVFGEMIPKSIGLANNDVISYRVAPYIYRLQNFFLPVRKVLVAITQFLMRLLFFFLKKEPDISVDELEYALKASRQLGVLNEEEAELIQGYLQLSESQVKELMRPRADILFFDLEEPLAKLVRMFVDQQCSRVPVCQKNLDSVIGIMTSQIYFLHKEKLQQPKDMIAILQKPFFVPEMTSAPILLRQMLDRQELLALVVDEYGSVSGLIALEDLVETVVGEIADARDEKADYTSSGKGIIIASGKLELSEFEKIFGIALPSMNNMITLGGWLTEQIGDIPKAGFKHTAHGFLFHVLASDHKRVRRIYVRQLKISSSKGSS; this is encoded by the coding sequence ATGAGTGATTCTTTGGGATTAGCCTTTGCTGTTTTTCTATTGGTTTTGCTTCTTCTCTCTTCTGCTTTTTTTTCCTGCTCAGAAGTGGCATTATTTTCTTTATCTTCAATGAAGGTCAAGGTCTTTAGAGCAGATCTAGATCGGCGTAAACAGTTAGTTGCTCATCTGCTCTCTTCCCCTCGTGATTTAATCATTACAATTCTGGTATTGAATGTAATTACCAATATTTTATTTCAAAATGTAATATCTAGTTTATTTGGGGCTTTTTCTGCATGGATTTTACATATTGGCCTGCCACTTGTATTGACTTTGGTATTTGGTGAAATGATCCCTAAATCGATAGGTCTTGCTAATAATGATGTGATTTCTTATCGGGTAGCTCCTTATATCTATCGACTGCAAAACTTTTTTTTGCCGGTTAGAAAAGTTTTAGTAGCTATTACGCAATTTTTGATGAGATTATTGTTTTTTTTCTTGAAAAAAGAGCCTGATATCTCAGTTGATGAATTAGAATATGCTTTAAAGGCATCTCGTCAATTAGGAGTGCTAAATGAAGAAGAAGCAGAACTTATACAAGGCTATTTGCAATTAAGTGAATCTCAGGTCAAAGAATTGATGAGACCAAGGGCGGACATCCTGTTCTTTGATTTAGAAGAGCCCTTGGCAAAGCTTGTGCGTATGTTTGTGGACCAGCAATGTTCGCGAGTTCCTGTTTGTCAAAAGAACCTCGATTCTGTGATTGGCATTATGACCAGCCAAATCTATTTTTTACATAAGGAAAAACTACAGCAACCAAAAGATATGATAGCTATTTTACAAAAACCATTTTTTGTTCCTGAAATGACTTCAGCTCCTATACTTTTAAGGCAAATGCTTGATAGGCAAGAGCTTTTAGCTTTAGTAGTTGATGAGTATGGGTCTGTATCGGGTTTAATTGCTTTAGAGGATTTAGTAGAAACAGTTGTTGGAGAGATTGCAGATGCACGAGATGAAAAAGCGGATTACACTTCATCTGGCAAGGGGATTATTATTGCAAGTGGCAAACTAGAACTCTCTGAGTTTGAAAAGATTTTTGGGATAGCTCTGCCGAGTATGAATAATATGATTACTCTAGGGGGGTGGTTAACAGAGCAAATAGGAGACATCCCAAAAGCGGGGTTTAAACACACAGCCCATGGCTTTTTATTTCATGTATTAGCCTCAGATCATAAACGTGTACGTCGTATATACGTAAGGCAATTAAAGATATCTTCTTCAAAAGGAAGCTCTTAA
- a CDS encoding hemolysin family protein produces the protein MQSWKAFLCFTLLSLVVQGFFSMTEMACVSFNKVRLQYYVSKKKKSALWLNYLLNHPALLFGTTLIGVNTALFFGSECSRRFYDSIGLSPDFAPLSQIILVLIFAEITPMSLGRRYAEHMVLFGVPFLYFFSLLLRPIIFILDLLCRWINHLIGNPISSTAYLSREELQNAIEERESPSDHSNKQELNTIVANIFSLKAKIAKDITQPLTQIPLVPAFCTVKELRRFIEGKQIVFVPIYHRHPQNIIAVAYLRDLLRIPENKRVKEYARSPWFIAQTTSILDILKQFRHNNQSLAIVLDRKGLARGVLTLDAIVHEIFGKSSIWESFSDILPNAFHVVLDRSFPAQMRLDEFNKQFGVHLSYQNAETLGEIVVKALNHNPSQGDSVRIDRFELIVEEISFLAIKTVLVKTIS, from the coding sequence ATGCAATCTTGGAAAGCTTTTCTTTGCTTTACTCTTCTTTCTTTAGTTGTACAAGGTTTTTTTTCTATGACGGAAATGGCTTGCGTTTCTTTTAATAAAGTACGCTTGCAATACTATGTGAGTAAGAAGAAAAAAAGTGCTCTTTGGTTAAATTATTTGCTAAATCACCCCGCTCTTTTATTTGGAACAACACTTATTGGAGTAAATACCGCTTTGTTTTTTGGCTCGGAGTGCTCGCGTCGTTTTTACGATTCTATTGGTTTAAGCCCTGATTTTGCTCCTCTATCGCAAATCATTCTTGTTCTGATTTTTGCAGAGATTACCCCTATGTCCTTAGGTAGGCGTTATGCAGAGCATATGGTGTTATTTGGAGTGCCTTTTTTATACTTCTTCTCTTTATTGTTGCGTCCTATCATCTTTATCTTAGATCTACTTTGTAGATGGATTAATCATTTAATTGGGAATCCTATCTCTTCTACAGCCTATCTTTCTCGTGAAGAGCTACAAAATGCTATTGAAGAAAGGGAAAGCCCTTCTGATCATTCCAATAAACAAGAGTTAAATACGATTGTAGCAAATATTTTTTCTTTAAAAGCAAAAATAGCTAAAGATATCACTCAGCCTTTAACGCAAATACCGCTTGTTCCAGCTTTTTGTACGGTAAAAGAGCTGCGTCGTTTTATAGAAGGCAAACAAATCGTCTTTGTACCTATCTATCACCGGCATCCACAAAATATTATTGCGGTTGCTTACTTAAGAGATTTGCTTCGCATTCCTGAAAATAAACGGGTAAAAGAGTACGCAAGATCCCCTTGGTTTATTGCTCAAACTACATCGATTTTAGATATTTTAAAACAATTTCGTCATAATAACCAGAGCTTAGCCATTGTACTAGATCGCAAAGGTCTAGCTAGAGGAGTTTTAACTTTAGATGCCATTGTACATGAAATCTTTGGAAAATCTTCTATTTGGGAGTCTTTTTCTGATATTTTACCTAATGCTTTTCATGTGGTTTTAGATCGCAGCTTTCCTGCTCAAATGCGTCTTGATGAATTTAATAAACAATTTGGTGTGCACCTTTCCTATCAGAATGCAGAAACCTTAGGAGAGATAGTAGTGAAAGCGTTAAACCACAATCCTTCGCAAGGAGATAGTGTGCGGATTGATCGCTTTGAATTGATTGTAGAAGAGATTTCTTTCTTGGCCATTAAAACCGTATTGGTAAAAACCATTTCTTAA
- a CDS encoding cysteine desulfurase family protein, with translation MISTAIYLDNNATTPLAQESLDALIKESTAPVGNPSSVHRFGQAAKKRLQGYRDTIATYLAVASDQIVFTSGGTESMNLLIHGMLENKLNAHVITSDVEHACIYNNLTMLQKRGTCVSFLQAGLHGSVHPDQIEKAILPSTRMIILSAVNSETGVKTDIDAIAQIAKKNDIAFIVDAVALLGKETFSIPSGVSAMGFSGHKLHAPKGIGCVFIRPELELYPFIIGGSQESNRRSGTQNLSGIAAMAAAVECLYEQLPSATEKMTELRDQLEAYLIEQAAPVIINGSGKRICNTSNLCFPGVQGEDLIIALDMRGIAVSHGSACSSGALEPSRILVNMGISHPFARSSIRISLSRMTTEEEIKSASSLIAKTIKDLRS, from the coding sequence ATGATTAGCACTGCTATTTACCTAGACAATAATGCAACTACTCCACTTGCACAAGAATCTTTAGATGCTCTCATCAAAGAGAGCACAGCACCTGTAGGAAATCCTTCTTCTGTCCATCGCTTTGGGCAAGCGGCTAAAAAAAGGTTACAAGGTTATAGAGATACCATTGCCACTTACCTCGCGGTTGCCTCCGACCAGATTGTATTCACATCAGGCGGCACAGAATCCATGAATCTTTTGATCCACGGCATGTTAGAAAATAAGCTAAATGCACACGTCATCACTTCTGATGTAGAACACGCTTGTATTTATAACAACTTGACCATGTTGCAAAAAAGAGGTACTTGTGTGTCTTTTTTACAAGCTGGATTGCATGGTAGTGTCCATCCAGACCAAATTGAAAAAGCAATCCTTCCTTCAACACGCATGATTATCCTCTCAGCTGTAAATAGTGAAACAGGAGTAAAAACCGACATAGATGCGATTGCTCAAATAGCAAAAAAAAACGACATTGCTTTCATAGTTGATGCAGTAGCTCTTCTAGGGAAAGAAACCTTTTCTATTCCTAGCGGTGTTTCGGCTATGGGGTTTTCTGGGCACAAATTACATGCCCCTAAGGGAATAGGTTGTGTTTTTATACGTCCAGAGTTAGAACTATACCCTTTTATTATAGGAGGAAGCCAAGAATCCAATCGACGCTCTGGCACACAAAACTTAAGCGGAATTGCAGCAATGGCAGCTGCAGTAGAGTGCTTATACGAACAGTTACCTTCTGCTACAGAAAAAATGACTGAGCTAAGAGATCAACTAGAAGCTTACCTTATAGAACAAGCAGCTCCTGTCATCATTAATGGCTCTGGGAAGAGAATCTGCAATACAAGCAATCTTTGCTTTCCTGGCGTTCAAGGAGAAGATCTGATCATTGCACTAGATATGAGGGGTATTGCAGTAAGTCATGGGTCTGCTTGTTCATCTGGAGCCTTAGAGCCTTCTCGCATTCTTGTAAATATGGGCATTTCCCACCCATTTGCTCGATCTTCTATTCGGATTTCCCTATCTCGCATGACTACAGAAGAAGAGATCAAATCAGCAAGTTCACTTATTGCTAAAACAATTAAAGACCTTCGTTCTTAA
- a CDS encoding PP2C family serine/threonine-protein phosphatase produces MICTRKEREDREKMAATRRDVQSFGISDIGLSRANNEDAWKEIPEKHFYALADGMGGHNAGEIASYTAVESVCSSIQELPSIESIQELLKHMKKAVYQANKTVLQKAKQAKEYKGMGTTLCCFMLFDDYLVYAHVGDSRLYRIRNRIEQLTKDHKIRHIQWGQPSDGSKHTRPLLFRNVITRAIGTHIEVEPDVGSYSIQPGDTYLLCSDGLSNLVNDEAMHSILKLPCSLEVKGNQLLQKALKNGGHDNITLLLVNIL; encoded by the coding sequence ATGATATGTACCAGAAAAGAAAGAGAGGATCGAGAAAAAATGGCAGCTACTCGCCGTGATGTTCAGAGCTTTGGTATTTCTGATATAGGGCTTTCACGCGCCAATAATGAAGATGCATGGAAAGAAATTCCAGAAAAGCATTTTTATGCTTTAGCAGATGGAATGGGTGGTCATAATGCAGGCGAAATAGCCTCTTATACCGCAGTGGAAAGCGTTTGTTCATCCATTCAAGAACTGCCTAGTATAGAATCAATCCAAGAGCTTTTAAAGCATATGAAAAAAGCTGTCTATCAAGCTAATAAAACAGTCTTACAAAAAGCAAAACAAGCTAAAGAATATAAAGGAATGGGAACTACTCTTTGCTGTTTTATGTTATTTGATGATTACTTGGTCTATGCTCATGTAGGAGACAGCCGGTTGTATCGCATACGCAACCGCATTGAACAATTAACCAAAGATCATAAAATTCGCCATATTCAATGGGGGCAACCATCTGATGGCTCTAAACATACGCGCCCTTTGCTATTCCGCAATGTAATTACACGCGCTATAGGCACTCATATAGAAGTAGAACCAGATGTAGGAAGTTATAGCATACAACCAGGTGATACCTACCTTTTATGTAGCGATGGACTTTCTAATTTAGTCAATGATGAGGCAATGCACAGCATCTTAAAACTTCCCTGCTCTTTGGAGGTAAAAGGAAATCAGCTATTACAAAAAGCTTTAAAAAATGGAGGACATGACAATATCACTTTATTGTTAGTAAATATTCTATGA
- a CDS encoding type II CAAX endopeptidase family protein → MLTSSISGDYLTAILLFGTIGLFTLFIAKSRGFFHDRSHTNVPFSLAQLLGVFAVYLCMTLLGLPILITLSKLIYPLIEPETPFPLFILSWLQLFIITVTFFLIRAVLSSQNKTIWRHIWKKPSCSQSLAQDIGMGILTWIISFPVVIAVGQLFDFILYLFFHLETYEQVAVRYLKKSIYSPSQLIPALIMITLAAPIIEELLFRGCLQSYLKRYMKKSLAIVFSSICFSAFHFSFSQGIGNVSLLLSLFAFALFLGFIYERQGSLFASISLHMTLNIVSVARILLSPAE, encoded by the coding sequence ATGTTAACTTCTTCCATAAGCGGCGACTATTTGACAGCGATCCTGTTATTTGGAACCATTGGATTATTTACCCTATTTATTGCTAAGTCACGTGGATTTTTTCATGATCGATCTCATACAAATGTTCCTTTTTCTTTAGCACAGCTTTTAGGCGTTTTTGCAGTCTATTTATGTATGACCCTCTTAGGACTACCGATTTTAATTACTTTATCCAAGCTTATCTATCCACTAATAGAACCAGAAACCCCCTTTCCTCTGTTTATATTAAGTTGGCTACAACTTTTTATCATAACAGTTACCTTCTTCTTAATTAGAGCTGTTTTATCTAGCCAAAATAAAACTATTTGGAGGCATATTTGGAAAAAGCCAAGTTGCAGCCAATCTTTAGCGCAAGATATAGGAATGGGGATATTAACATGGATAATTAGTTTTCCCGTTGTTATTGCGGTTGGCCAGCTATTTGACTTTATCCTTTATCTTTTTTTTCACTTAGAAACCTATGAACAAGTAGCTGTACGTTACCTAAAAAAATCTATCTACTCACCTTCTCAACTTATACCCGCTTTGATTATGATCACACTTGCTGCTCCCATTATTGAAGAGCTGCTTTTTCGAGGATGCTTACAATCTTATTTAAAAAGATATATGAAAAAAAGCTTGGCAATTGTCTTTTCTTCTATTTGTTTTTCTGCATTTCATTTTTCATTTAGTCAAGGAATTGGCAATGTCTCTTTGCTACTCTCTTTATTTGCATTTGCTCTTTTCCTAGGTTTTATCTATGAACGCCAAGGTTCTTTGTTTGCATCGATTAGCCTACATATGACTTTAAACATAGTAAGCGTGGCTCGTATCCTTCTATCCCCTGCAGAATAA
- a CDS encoding CT253 family lipoprotein, translating into MPRALFLVLALVTGCNLNLIPLEDHKQQTQAALKPVVAIAPVIDSTEEDSIWSLSDEFTYCINHQLAQKNHLSLMDLDKTLVLSQNPFGQDVSWIKKVFSHHGFVVFLELVEHNEVARQDDKKTIDSKKCSAELLMTMRVRVFDLRKDEPKVVLQELVHESHFIPRPFTRSNFQQEKWGHEMFIISPMGLAHSQFIKHICNRLEDYVLLAAHND; encoded by the coding sequence ATGCCACGAGCACTTTTTCTTGTTTTAGCCCTTGTTACAGGTTGTAATTTGAACCTAATTCCTCTAGAAGATCATAAACAACAAACACAAGCAGCCCTAAAGCCTGTTGTTGCAATTGCTCCTGTCATTGATAGTACAGAAGAAGATAGTATTTGGAGCCTGTCTGATGAATTCACTTATTGCATTAATCACCAACTTGCGCAAAAAAACCATCTTTCTTTAATGGATCTTGACAAAACTCTCGTTTTAAGCCAAAACCCTTTTGGACAAGATGTTAGCTGGATTAAAAAGGTATTTTCCCATCATGGGTTTGTAGTGTTTCTCGAACTGGTAGAACATAACGAAGTAGCAAGGCAAGATGATAAAAAAACCATTGATTCTAAAAAGTGCTCTGCTGAGCTTTTAATGACCATGCGTGTGCGTGTTTTTGATTTGCGAAAAGATGAGCCTAAAGTAGTTTTGCAGGAGTTAGTACATGAATCTCATTTCATTCCTAGACCCTTTACACGCAGTAATTTTCAACAAGAAAAATGGGGCCATGAAATGTTTATAATCTCTCCAATGGGACTTGCACATTCACAATTTATCAAACACATCTGTAATCGTCTTGAAGACTATGTTCTTTTAGCAGCTCATAACGATTAA
- a CDS encoding YrzE family protein: MAIPKDIFVQNPALLLKKDETQVFDASGCLKVFANALSSKEGEISPSRLEKAVDLVNTQARIVGYSTFTGYLCTSIAKEITSSSSLSTANNVLNYTNTLIFGALYGLAAVQNSYQLAQDQNLSDLLKQDDALALKALIQNTPISSHLEQLQAAWSTLDPKDQELKKQHFKQKTQKFALEGLKNTQIQSSDLDDLLQILQVQDGSNEVHELLGLNDKDYWEFTPLEALGLLIDQHKVKTRQWVQLKETASLPVAQAVDKAYRRGLLERVNNGDSKVQENAKKELQELIGRVRVENTKTKKVHTALLIINLLGAILSVVGVLTLPLGIGIALSALSFLITTLSIGSKAYLAKKNLSDTSCGKYDKGMVITIAILLGISLIALTGITLGFGLSFVQLGISLGIGALGEGFLGYYYYLLTQKDVLWKKDHPSLEIFQDFLSNKKQWDQDVHNLFKKLPKDLRMAIRQHYAQQDFPSNCSLGNKVSALKKTSKHFWNQWLISGSKEDRKLALEIQSVYEEAKSTRSLIKKGSKKEKLLNDLETDLNRVLKNSQVKEQYEKDLKYVVHRKNNGLSQLREVSNISQKILAKPLSSAKRLERNS; the protein is encoded by the coding sequence ATGGCTATCCCAAAGGATATTTTTGTACAAAACCCAGCTCTTTTACTGAAAAAAGACGAAACCCAAGTCTTTGATGCTTCGGGCTGTCTAAAAGTCTTTGCAAATGCACTGTCTTCTAAAGAAGGTGAAATATCTCCAAGCAGGCTGGAAAAAGCTGTAGATTTAGTTAATACACAGGCCCGAATTGTAGGATATAGCACATTCACTGGATACTTATGTACCTCTATAGCCAAAGAAATCACCAGCTCTTCTTCTCTATCAACAGCAAATAATGTTCTAAATTATACAAATACACTGATATTTGGAGCTTTATATGGTTTAGCCGCTGTGCAAAATAGTTATCAATTAGCTCAAGATCAAAATCTTAGCGATCTTCTTAAACAAGATGATGCTCTAGCTCTAAAGGCGCTTATTCAAAATACACCCATTTCTAGTCATTTAGAGCAATTACAAGCAGCTTGGAGCACATTAGACCCTAAAGATCAAGAGCTTAAAAAACAACATTTTAAACAAAAAACACAAAAGTTTGCACTAGAAGGTCTGAAAAATACACAAATACAGTCCTCTGATCTAGATGATCTTTTACAAATTTTGCAAGTACAAGATGGCTCAAATGAAGTTCATGAATTATTAGGTCTAAATGATAAAGACTATTGGGAATTTACTCCTTTAGAAGCGCTGGGTCTTCTGATTGACCAACATAAGGTTAAGACGCGTCAATGGGTGCAGCTTAAAGAGACAGCGAGTCTTCCTGTTGCCCAAGCAGTTGATAAGGCTTATAGAAGAGGGTTATTAGAAAGAGTCAATAATGGAGATTCTAAAGTACAAGAAAATGCTAAAAAAGAGTTGCAAGAATTAATAGGACGTGTGCGTGTAGAAAATACTAAAACAAAAAAGGTTCACACAGCTCTTCTCATCATTAACTTACTAGGTGCTATTCTATCTGTGGTTGGAGTGCTAACTTTGCCACTTGGTATTGGTATTGCGCTTTCTGCCTTATCTTTTTTAATCACAACCCTATCAATAGGATCCAAAGCATACCTTGCTAAAAAAAACCTATCAGATACTTCTTGTGGTAAATATGACAAGGGGATGGTTATTACAATCGCCATACTGCTTGGAATATCTTTAATTGCGCTCACGGGAATAACACTAGGCTTTGGTTTATCCTTTGTCCAATTAGGAATCTCTTTAGGTATAGGTGCTCTTGGCGAAGGATTTCTAGGATATTATTACTACCTATTGACTCAAAAAGATGTTCTTTGGAAAAAAGACCACCCTTCTTTAGAGATATTTCAGGACTTTCTTTCCAATAAGAAACAATGGGATCAAGACGTGCATAATTTATTTAAAAAGCTACCTAAAGATTTACGCATGGCCATTCGTCAGCACTATGCGCAGCAAGATTTTCCTAGTAATTGTTCCCTAGGAAATAAAGTTTCGGCTCTTAAAAAGACCTCAAAACATTTTTGGAATCAGTGGTTGATCTCAGGTTCAAAAGAAGACCGTAAACTAGCTTTAGAGATTCAAAGTGTATATGAAGAAGCCAAAAGCACACGCTCTTTAATTAAAAAAGGTTCAAAAAAGGAAAAGCTTTTAAACGATTTAGAAACTGATTTAAACCGGGTTTTAAAAAATTCGCAGGTAAAAGAGCAATATGAAAAAGATCTTAAGTATGTTGTGCATAGAAAAAATAACGGCTTAAGTCAGCTGCGCGAAGTAAGTAATATTTCTCAAAAAATCTTAGCAAAACCTTTATCTTCTGCGAAGCGTTTAGAACGAAACAGTTAA
- the xerA gene encoding site-specific tyrosine recombinase/integron integrase — protein sequence MLQQALQDFLCYLSSEKGLSQHTLQAYASDLKGFFQVLKQSSLQQITEEDVLAFAHKLQLKGYASSSVCRMLVSVKIFLRFLYREELIKNEIGLSIDGPKIWQLIPDILTFTEVEKLLLAPDLNTEIGARDRAILQVIYASGLRVSEICGLNIQDFSDHTIRVIGKGKKERIVPVASSALEAVDYYLLHYRPSNAKIEALFINTKQKRIDRFSIWKQLKAYAKQIGITKSISPHTLRHSFATHLLENGADLRVIQELLGHSSIATTDRYTHLSNKHVIEAFQSYHPRP from the coding sequence ATGTTACAGCAAGCTCTACAAGATTTTCTTTGTTATCTCTCTTCTGAGAAAGGCCTTTCTCAGCATACTCTTCAAGCTTATGCTAGTGATCTAAAGGGATTCTTTCAGGTTTTAAAGCAGAGTAGTCTACAGCAAATTACAGAAGAAGATGTATTAGCCTTTGCACATAAACTGCAATTAAAAGGATATGCTAGTAGTTCTGTTTGCAGGATGCTGGTTAGCGTAAAGATTTTTTTACGTTTTTTATATAGAGAGGAGTTGATTAAAAACGAGATTGGGTTATCGATTGACGGGCCTAAAATATGGCAGCTGATACCCGATATTTTGACTTTTACAGAGGTAGAAAAACTCTTATTAGCCCCAGATCTTAATACCGAGATAGGTGCAAGAGATCGAGCAATCCTGCAGGTTATATACGCTTCGGGTTTACGTGTTTCAGAGATTTGTGGGCTAAATATACAAGATTTCTCCGATCACACGATTCGTGTAATAGGAAAAGGGAAAAAAGAAAGAATCGTTCCTGTTGCTAGCTCAGCTTTAGAAGCTGTAGATTATTATTTGCTCCATTACCGCCCATCTAATGCAAAGATAGAAGCATTGTTTATCAATACAAAACAAAAAAGAATTGATCGCTTCTCTATTTGGAAACAACTAAAAGCCTATGCAAAGCAAATAGGGATTACCAAGTCTATTTCACCACATACACTGCGGCATTCTTTTGCTACTCATCTATTAGAAAATGGGGCTGATTTGCGTGTTATTCAAGAATTGTTAGGGCATAGTAGCATTGCAACAACAGACCGTTATACACACTTGAGCAATAAGCATGTCATAGAAGCCTTTCAGAGTTATCATCCAAGGCCTTGA